One Diabrotica undecimpunctata isolate CICGRU unplaced genomic scaffold, icDiaUnde3 ctg00000630.1, whole genome shotgun sequence DNA window includes the following coding sequences:
- the LOC140431318 gene encoding uncharacterized protein produces the protein MDFIIKQIQGDAFSKEIAELKNNKFISNKNIVLLKPFVDSSNFLRVGGRLTNCPDIDYLQKHPILLPSKNHTVNLIIKNEHIRLGHAGAQTVLSYLRLKFWPLNGLKEVKRIIRNCTTCFRFSCTTAQQLMGNLPEDRLSITTRPFQKIGVDYGGPFLLKSSSLRKAPKVKAYIAIFVCMVTKAVHIEVVSDITTSSFRLTLKRFISRRGNPTVIYSDNATCFSGARNQLYHLYKFFKNKSNSQTIV, from the coding sequence ATGGATTTCATCATCAAACAAATTCAAGGTGATGCATTCTCAAAAGAAATTGCGGagcttaaaaataacaaatttatttcaaataaaaacatcgTTTTACTAAAACCATTTGTAGATTCTTCTAATTTTCTCAGAGTTGGAGGCAGACTTACAAACTGTCCCGACATAGACTATTTGCAAAAACATCCGATACTACTTCCATCCAAGAATCATACCGTCAATCTTATCATCAAAAATGAGCATATCAGATTGGGACATGCTGGTGCTCAAACAGTTCTCTCATACCTTCGGTTGAAATTCTGGCCTCTCAATGGTCTAAAGGAAGTAAAACGAATTATTCGCAACTGCACCACATGTTTCCGATTTTCGTGCACTACTGCACAACAGCTTATGGGTAACTTACCTGAAGATAGGTTGTCCATTACAACAAGACCTTTTCAAAAAATAGGTGTAGATTATGGTGGACCCTTTCTGTTAAAATCTTCTTCACTCCGAAAAGCGCCAAAAGTCAAGGCATACATAGCCATTTTCGTGTGCATGGTGACCAAAGCTGTGCACATTGAGGTTGTTTCTGATATAACAACTTCTTCCTTTCGATTAACACTCAAAAGGTTCATCTCCCGACGTGGTAACCCAACCGTCATTTACAGTGACAATGCCACATGTTTTTCTGGTGCAAGAAACCAACTCTACCACTTatacaaattctttaaaaataagtCAAATTCTCAAACCATTGTGTAA